One window from the genome of Coregonus clupeaformis isolate EN_2021a unplaced genomic scaffold, ASM2061545v1 scaf1756, whole genome shotgun sequence encodes:
- the LOC121563337 gene encoding 2-hydroxyacyl-CoA lyase 1-like isoform X2 gives MQIVQEVPCSPPPPVSMADHMAITEALAVLKGAKRPLLIIGKGAAHGRAEGALKELVEGCDLPFLPTPMGKGVLPDNHPNCVAAARSRALLQSDVVVLLGARLNNILF, from the exons ATGCAGATTGTACA AGAGGTGCCCTGTAGTCCACCTCCTCCTGTGAGTATGGCTGACCATATGGCGATCACAGAAGCACTGGCGGTCCTGAAAGGAGCCAAACGGCCTTTACTCATCATTGGCAAAG GTGCAGCCCATGGAAGAGCAGAGGGTGCTCTGAAGGAGCTGGTGGAGGGGTGTGACCTGCCCTTCCTGCCCACCCCCATGGGTAAAGGGGTGCTGCCTGACAATCACCCCAACTGTGTTGCTGCTGCCCGCTCCAG AGCTCTGCTCCAGTCTGATGTTGTGGTCCTCCTTGGTGCCAGGCTCAACAATATTCTTTTTTAA
- the LOC123487514 gene encoding uncharacterized protein LOC123487514, with the protein MSMTDLSSSFSDSTLKQLCSRSVVALVTACQAIKTELENQRPTNLAARDLLSSLVETIEDMDISDILQGPSAILEEAAVIKHPEMSTSTIYRSLLLDSSLASSKMVTESIIFNNPCPSEENVSIQKELPADKVDILHGQPVEEYIVKAEQCITQVIQDAAVTYTAALDKTDTCGKLSEILSVHVSSENIEEASSDLFGGIISDLLEVYEVNKASMRTKSGRKMFWVEVSSGSQKIYTKTLDKLRKLFTSHHLTEGKNTPVQIELSATGLLVTEATVEESPVTEATLAVSPVQKTDSKTPSKSSASAYQLTLDTCTKGVIKQVISVLRVDTSKEDFSASVGESTSNSSFDFNQKLDSIISKLEDLTISSDVTSAEIATLTRSLSAASRTSNISIQSFHSAEFRAKAKHIVSETILRAASKASHSLLQSMPSTTFSHHAVSTAEDIVNIIMQDLESVSQYTVDDADSFPLGEKKLEFQLKPRVVFDNLLDAAQTMYHRVKDRLNIFFSFPPVLVTTAKYVLDSTPVETLRRSKSADTALVEDRSRPPSVRSEKPLSKVCLAKSLKPLCLRVALQQTTI; encoded by the coding sequence atgtccatgACAGATCTGTCATCATCTTTTTCTGACTCCACCTTGAAGCAGTTGTGTTCTCGCTCTGTTGTTGCTCTGGTAACTGCCTGTCAAGCAATCAAAACAGAGCTCGAGAACCAGAGACCTACCAACCTGGCAGCCAGAGACCTACTATCGTCTCTGGTAGAGACCATTGAGGACATGGATATCTCTGACATCCTCCAGGGCCCGTCGGCCATTTTGGAGGAGGCTGCTGTGATAAAGCACCCAGAGATGTCCACCTCGACAATATACAGATCTCTGCTTCTCGACTCATCTCTCGCCTCCTCTAAGATGGTCACTGAGAGCATTATCTTCAACAACCCATGCCCATCAGAGGAGAATGTGAGTATTCAGAAGGAGCTCCCTGCTGATAAAGTTGACATCCTCCATGGTCAACCAGTGGAGGAGTATATTGTCAAAGCTGAGCAATGCATCACTCAGGTCATTCAGGATGCAGCTGTGACATATACTGCTGCGCTGGATAAAACCGACACTTGTGGGAAACTGTCGGAAATCCTATCTGTCCATGTTTCCTCAGAGAATATTGAGGAGGCATCCTCTGATCTCTTTGGTGGAATTATTTCCGACCTGCTTGAGGTATATGAGGTCAATAAGGCCTCCATGCGTACGAAATCAGGTCGCAAAATGTTCTGGGTGGAAGTGAGTTCAGGTTCCCAGAAGATTTATACCAAAACCCTGGACAAACTAAGGAAGCTGTTCACCTCCCACCATCTCACTGAGGGAAAAAATACTCCTGTGCAAATCGAGCTTTCTGCAACTGGACTACTTGTAACTGAGGCCACTGTGGAGGAATCTCCTGTAACTGAGGCCACTTTGGCAGTGTCTCCTGTAcagaagacagacagtaagaccccTTCTAAGTCCTCAGCCTCAGCCTACCAGCTCACCCTCGACACCTGCACTAAAGGGGTAATCAAACAGGTGATCTCGGTGCTGAGGGTGGACACTTCAAAGGAAGACTTCTCCGCTTCCGTTGGGGAAAGCACGTCAAATTCATCCTTCGACTTCAACCAGAAGTTGGACTCGATAATTTCGAAATTGGAGGACCTCACCATTTCGAGTGATGTGACGTCAGCCGAGATTGCCACACTCACGCGATCTCTTAGTGCAGCCAGCAGAACCTCTAACATTTCCATCCAGAGCTTTCACAGTGCTGAGTTCCGAGCTAAGGCCAAACACATTGTGAGTGAGACCATTCTCAGAGCTGCTAGCAAAGCCAGCCATTCTTTGCTACAGAGCATGCCTAGCACCACCTTCTCACACCATGCGGTTTCTACAGCCGAAGATATAGTAAATATTATCATGCAAGACCTTGAAAGTGTATCCCAGTACACTGTGGACGACGCAGACTCCTTCCCACTAGGAGAGAAAAAGCTGGAGTTCCAGCTCAAACCCAGAGTTGTATTTGACAACTTATTGGATGCTGCTCAAACCATGTACCACAGAGTAAAGGATAGACTGAACATCTTTTTCTCTTTTCCACCAGTGTTAGTCACCACAGCCAAATATGTGCTGGACTCCACCCCTGTGGAGACACTCAGACGTTCTAAGTCCGCTGACACTGCTCTTGTTGAGGACAGGAGCCGCCCTCCGTCTGTGAGAAGTGAGAAGCCTTTGTCAAAAGTCTGTTTGGCTAAAAGTCTAAAGCCCTTGTGTCTTCGAGTGGCTCTTCAACAGACCACCATATAA
- the LOC121563337 gene encoding 2-hydroxyacyl-CoA lyase 1-like isoform X1, with amino-acid sequence MYGSPGAVYVDISGDMVNAKLDRSRAREVPCSPPPPVSMADHMAITEALAVLKGAKRPLLIIGKGAAHGRAEGALKELVEGCDLPFLPTPMGKGVLPDNHPNCVAAARSRALLQSDVVVLLGARLNNILF; translated from the exons ATGTATGGAAGTCCAGGTGCTGTATACGTAGACATATCTGGGGACATGGTCAATGCTAAATTGGACAGGAGCAGAGCCAG AGAGGTGCCCTGTAGTCCACCTCCTCCTGTGAGTATGGCTGACCATATGGCGATCACAGAAGCACTGGCGGTCCTGAAAGGAGCCAAACGGCCTTTACTCATCATTGGCAAAG GTGCAGCCCATGGAAGAGCAGAGGGTGCTCTGAAGGAGCTGGTGGAGGGGTGTGACCTGCCCTTCCTGCCCACCCCCATGGGTAAAGGGGTGCTGCCTGACAATCACCCCAACTGTGTTGCTGCTGCCCGCTCCAG AGCTCTGCTCCAGTCTGATGTTGTGGTCCTCCTTGGTGCCAGGCTCAACAATATTCTTTTTTAA
- the LOC121563337 gene encoding 2-hydroxyacyl-CoA lyase 1-like isoform X3: MADHMAITEALAVLKGAKRPLLIIGKGAAHGRAEGALKELVEGCDLPFLPTPMGKGVLPDNHPNCVAAARSRALLQSDVVVLLGARLNNILF; the protein is encoded by the exons ATGGCTGACCATATGGCGATCACAGAAGCACTGGCGGTCCTGAAAGGAGCCAAACGGCCTTTACTCATCATTGGCAAAG GTGCAGCCCATGGAAGAGCAGAGGGTGCTCTGAAGGAGCTGGTGGAGGGGTGTGACCTGCCCTTCCTGCCCACCCCCATGGGTAAAGGGGTGCTGCCTGACAATCACCCCAACTGTGTTGCTGCTGCCCGCTCCAG AGCTCTGCTCCAGTCTGATGTTGTGGTCCTCCTTGGTGCCAGGCTCAACAATATTCTTTTTTAA